Proteins co-encoded in one Streptomyces sp. JH34 genomic window:
- a CDS encoding sugar ABC transporter permease encodes MATTTPTRGAHGSRPGRRAPKPMTPSRQAWRSRLWRFDDKASPYAYIAPFFLVFGAFGLYPLIYTGWIALHRVEMTSLDQMEWVGWENFSNILQDSEFWTAVTNTFVIGVISTVPQLMIALGLAHLLNYKLRASTFWRTVILTPYATSVASAALVFALVFRADGGLLNWVLGFFGAGETNWANGHWTSNIAIAVIVIWRWTGYNTLIYLAAMQAVPSDLYEAASLDGASRWQQFRNVTIPALRPTILFTIVISTIGSMQLFGEPLLLEGGQIGAQGGTEHQYETLSIYLYNYGWNLGHLGPAAAVAWAMLVLLLLIAAINWLVGRFMRKTAA; translated from the coding sequence GTGGCAACGACCACCCCCACCAGGGGCGCACACGGCTCCCGGCCCGGCCGCCGCGCCCCGAAGCCCATGACGCCGAGCCGCCAGGCATGGCGCAGCCGGCTGTGGCGCTTCGACGACAAGGCGTCCCCGTACGCCTACATCGCGCCCTTCTTCCTCGTCTTCGGGGCCTTCGGGCTCTACCCGCTCATCTACACCGGCTGGATCGCCCTCCACCGGGTGGAGATGACCAGTCTCGACCAGATGGAGTGGGTCGGCTGGGAGAACTTCAGCAACATCCTCCAGGACTCCGAGTTCTGGACCGCGGTCACCAACACCTTCGTCATCGGCGTCATCTCGACCGTCCCGCAGCTGATGATCGCGCTGGGGCTCGCCCACCTGCTGAACTACAAGCTGCGGGCCAGCACCTTCTGGCGCACCGTGATCCTCACGCCCTACGCCACCTCGGTGGCGTCCGCGGCCCTGGTCTTCGCGCTGGTGTTCCGGGCCGACGGCGGCCTGCTGAACTGGGTCCTCGGCTTCTTCGGTGCCGGCGAGACGAACTGGGCCAACGGGCACTGGACGTCCAACATCGCCATCGCGGTCATCGTCATCTGGCGCTGGACCGGCTACAACACGCTGATCTACCTGGCCGCGATGCAGGCCGTCCCGTCCGACCTCTACGAGGCGGCGTCGCTCGACGGGGCCTCGCGCTGGCAGCAGTTCCGCAACGTGACGATCCCCGCGCTGCGCCCGACGATCCTCTTCACGATCGTCATCTCGACCATCGGGTCCATGCAGCTCTTCGGCGAGCCCCTCCTGCTCGAGGGCGGCCAGATCGGAGCGCAGGGCGGCACGGAGCACCAGTACGAGACGCTCAGCATCTACCTCTACAACTACGGCTGGAACCTCGGACACCTCGGTCCGGCCGCCGCGGTCGCCTGGGCGATGCTCGTCCTGCTGCTGCTCATTGCCGCGATCAACTGGCTCGTCGGGCGCTTCATGCGCAAGACCGCGGCCTGA
- a CDS encoding carbohydrate ABC transporter permease, with protein MTTTSTVTAPDHRRVSKAAPGGEAPHRRRFKPGAGRQHHAGPFAYFALAVVGLGSLFPLYWTLVAASRTQDEVLDTTPPLVPGGNLLNNLEAAWEQANLGKAIVNTVIVSASITLATLFFCTLAGYAFAKMRFKGRGVLMTAVIATLTIPPQLSVVPLFMMMSDIGWGGQLESVIFPTLVSAFGVFFMRQYLLEALPYELIEAGRMDGANNLRIVWSIVLPVARPAMMVLGMLTFVQAWNDFFWPYLALNQQNPTLQVALGQLSASYVPDQSIVMAGALISTLPLLVVFVIFGKQIVGGIMSGAVKG; from the coding sequence ATGACCACCACCAGTACCGTCACCGCTCCGGACCACCGCCGCGTCTCCAAGGCCGCGCCGGGTGGCGAGGCTCCGCACCGGCGCCGCTTCAAGCCGGGAGCCGGCCGCCAGCACCACGCCGGCCCGTTCGCCTACTTCGCGCTCGCCGTCGTAGGCCTCGGCTCGCTGTTCCCGCTGTACTGGACGCTCGTCGCCGCGTCCCGCACCCAGGACGAGGTCCTGGACACCACGCCGCCGCTCGTCCCGGGCGGCAACCTCCTCAACAACCTCGAGGCGGCCTGGGAACAGGCCAACCTCGGCAAGGCCATCGTCAACACGGTCATCGTCTCCGCCAGCATCACCCTCGCGACCCTGTTCTTCTGCACCCTGGCGGGCTACGCCTTCGCCAAGATGCGCTTCAAGGGCCGCGGCGTGCTGATGACGGCGGTCATCGCGACGCTGACGATCCCCCCGCAACTCAGCGTCGTACCACTGTTCATGATGATGTCGGACATCGGCTGGGGCGGTCAGCTGGAGTCGGTGATCTTCCCGACCCTGGTGAGCGCGTTCGGTGTGTTCTTCATGCGTCAGTACCTCCTGGAGGCGCTGCCGTACGAACTCATCGAGGCGGGCCGGATGGACGGGGCCAACAACCTCCGCATCGTGTGGAGCATCGTGCTCCCGGTGGCCCGGCCGGCCATGATGGTGCTCGGTATGCTTACGTTCGTCCAGGCATGGAACGACTTCTTCTGGCCGTACCTCGCGCTGAATCAGCAGAACCCCACGCTCCAGGTGGCCCTCGGCCAGCTGAGCGCGTCCTACGTGCCCGACCAGAGCATCGTCATGGCGGGCGCACTGATCAGCACCCTGCCCCTGCTCGTCGTCTTCGTGATCTTCGGCAAGCAGATCGTCGGGGGAATCATGTCCGGCGCCGTCAAGGGCTGA
- a CDS encoding GH1 family beta-glucosidase, translating into MTAVRPDTTPKQAPGAQFPTGFIWGAATASYQVEGAAAEDGRTPSIWDTFSRTPGKVRNGDTGDIAADHYHRYRDDVALMKQLGLKAYRFSVSWSRVQPTGRGPAVERGLDFYRKLVDELLDAGIMPVATLYHWDLPQELEDAGGWPERVTADRFADYAAIVSGALGDRVGMWTTLNEPWCSAYLGYGSGVHAPGRTEPAAALQAAHHLNLAHGRAIEVLRAQLPAAAQTSVTLNLHQVRPLTGSEADADAARRIDAVGNRVFTGPMLRGEYPEDLITDTSHLVDWSKLVKDGDLATISRPVDALGINYYTPTLVSTPTQGADYARSDAHGASDHSPWPGSEHVAFHLPEGKERTAMDWSIDPDGLYNLLMDTHRDHPGLPLMVTENGAAFDDYVSPEGKVEDPERVAYLHGHLDAVQRAVADGADVRGYFLWSLMDNFEWAYGYSKRFGAVYVDYASQRRIPKTSAHWYSDVIRRHALPPVGSA; encoded by the coding sequence ATGACTGCCGTACGACCCGACACCACCCCGAAGCAGGCGCCCGGGGCGCAGTTCCCCACGGGCTTCATCTGGGGCGCGGCGACCGCCTCCTACCAGGTCGAGGGTGCCGCCGCCGAGGACGGCCGCACGCCGTCCATCTGGGACACCTTCAGCCGGACGCCCGGCAAGGTCCGCAACGGCGACACCGGCGACATCGCCGCCGACCACTACCACCGCTACCGCGACGACGTCGCCCTGATGAAGCAGCTCGGGCTGAAGGCGTACCGCTTCTCCGTCTCCTGGTCCCGGGTCCAGCCCACCGGCCGCGGCCCGGCCGTCGAGCGCGGTCTGGACTTCTACCGCAAGCTCGTCGACGAACTGCTGGACGCCGGCATCATGCCGGTCGCGACCCTCTACCACTGGGACCTGCCCCAGGAGCTCGAGGACGCCGGCGGCTGGCCCGAGCGCGTGACCGCCGACCGCTTCGCCGACTACGCCGCGATCGTCTCCGGAGCACTCGGTGACCGCGTCGGCATGTGGACCACCCTCAACGAGCCGTGGTGCTCGGCCTACCTCGGTTACGGCTCCGGCGTGCACGCCCCCGGACGCACCGAGCCCGCAGCGGCGCTGCAGGCGGCCCATCACCTCAACCTCGCCCATGGCCGGGCGATCGAGGTTCTGCGCGCCCAACTCCCCGCTGCGGCGCAGACCTCGGTCACCCTCAACCTCCACCAGGTCCGCCCGCTCACCGGCAGCGAGGCGGACGCGGACGCCGCCCGTCGCATCGACGCGGTCGGCAACCGCGTCTTCACCGGTCCGATGCTGCGGGGGGAGTACCCCGAGGACCTGATCACCGACACCTCGCACCTGGTGGACTGGTCGAAGCTGGTCAAGGACGGCGACCTCGCCACCATCTCGCGTCCGGTCGACGCCCTCGGCATCAACTACTACACGCCGACGCTGGTCTCCACCCCGACGCAGGGGGCCGACTACGCGCGCAGCGACGCCCACGGCGCCAGCGACCACTCGCCGTGGCCCGGATCCGAGCACGTCGCCTTCCACCTGCCCGAGGGGAAGGAGCGCACCGCGATGGACTGGTCGATCGACCCCGACGGGCTCTACAACCTGCTCATGGACACCCACCGGGACCACCCCGGCCTGCCGCTCATGGTCACCGAGAACGGCGCGGCGTTCGACGACTACGTCTCGCCCGAGGGCAAGGTGGAGGACCCCGAGCGTGTCGCCTACCTGCACGGGCACCTCGACGCCGTGCAGCGGGCCGTCGCCGACGGCGCGGACGTCCGCGGCTACTTCCTCTGGTCCCTGATGGACAACTTCGAGTGGGCGTACGGCTATTCGAAGCGCTTCGGTGCCGTGTACGTCGACTACGCCTCGCAGCGCAGGATCCCCAAGACGAGTGCCCACTGGTACTCCGACGTGATCCGCCGCCACGCGCTGCCCCCGGTCGGCTCCGCCTGA